In Posidoniimonas corsicana, the genomic window GCGCGCTGCAGCCGGTTTATCGACCGAGCGGCCTCGGGCGTGAGCGGATCGACGAGCCAGCCGGCGTAGTCCTCCACCGGGGTTGGCTTCATGCGGCGCCCCCCAGCGGCGGATCGGCCTCGGCCAGCACCTCGAACTCCAGGATCGGCGCCCGGCGACGCGTCACGGCGGCGGCGACCTCGGTGCGCAGCCTGCCCGAAATACGGCGGAGCCGGCTGGCGAGCAGCTCGCGGTGGAACGGCTCGTGGGGCGCGTCGTTCCAGACGCTCACCAGCAGCCGCGACGCGTCGGGCGCCGGCCGCACGGCCGCCACCCTCAGGTCCGACAGACCGGCGTCGCCCAGCTCGCCGGCGAACACCTGGTCCAGCGTCTGCGCCACCTGCCGGCAGAGCTGCAGCGCCTTACGGTTCTGCTGACGCTCGTTGCGGGGCGGCTTGAAGTAGTCTCGGGGGTCGACCCCGTCGTCCTCGTGGATCGCTCCACAGTGCGCCAGCATCTGCTCGCGCGTACGCTTGTCCAGCGTCATCGCATTGCTTTCGTCAAGAAGTCGCGTCGGCCAAGCGGCGGCCGGCGGCTGATGGGTAGGATTCAGCGGCAGAAGGCGCGCTACCAATCGCTGCGAACCGGTCGGTTCAGCAGGAGCGTAGGCGCATCGGTGCAATGGCAGAGAAAACGTGCACGGCTGACTCCTCCTCGCTAGAGGCGCCGAAACCGGACGATGCCGGAGGCGCCAAGGGGTGGGCTTCGGCAGTCAGGACACCGCGGGCGCCGGTGGGTTCGCGCCTTCCTTCCGCTAGCCGAACACGCCCCGCCAGCCCGCCGAGAGCCCCTTCGCGGGCCTGCCGGGGGCGGGTTCCGCCTCGGCCGCAGCGGGCTCGGCGTCGGCGCCAAAGTCATCCCACCAGGGCTGTGCCTCCGCTGCGCGTCCCGCCTGCAGGCGGGCCAGCTCGTTGAGGTCCTGCTCGACCGTTTGCGTGAGCGGCGTCTCCAGGGCCTTCCTCGGCCGGGCCCCCGCGGGGGCGGCCTCTGCCGGCGGAACGAAGACCGGGCCCGCCGCGACGTCCGGCTCGGCCAACGCGACCTCAATCGGCGAGATGCCTGTCGGAGTGATGTTCGGCAACGGCTGCAACGCGGCAAGCGTCAACGCCGCTTCGGTCTGCCATGACACAGCGCCAGCGGTCTCACCCAGGCTGGCCAACGCGTGGCTCGTCAGCCGGCCATCGGAAATCGCCAGCAGATGTTCGCCGATGCGGAGCGAACGGCTGATCGCGGTGTCGTGCTCGATGAGGGTCTCGACGGTAATCCCGTCCACGGGGTCCAGTCGCAGGAGCTGCAGCCCGCCGGGGCCGCCGGTTCCCTCCGAACCCCAAAACCAGTCTTGCTGCTCGGTGTGCACCGGCAGCGCCAGCAGCCCCTCGTCGGCGAAGTAGCTGACGGCGTGGTGGTCGCCGTCGCCGCGGGCCCAGCGGTTGCCGGTGGCGATGGTGGCCGTGCTGCGGTCGCCGTCGAACGAGAAGCGGTCGATCAACGCTGGGTTCTCCAGGTCCGACACGTCGAACAGCGAAACCTGCAGCTCCTCGAACAGCCCGGTCTGCTCGTCGGCGCCGCGGCCGATCGCCAGCAGCGTGTTCTCGTCAATCGGCTGCAGGTAGTCGCTGTAGCCGGGCAGCTTCAGCTCGCCTAAAACCTGGGGGTCGGTCGGGTCGCTCAGGTCAACAGCGAACAGCGGGTCGACCTTGCGGAACGTCACAAAGAACAGGCGGTCGCCCATGAAGCGGACCGAGTAGACGTCCTCGTTGGGCGCCAGGCGATCGACTTCGCCCACCTGCACGAGCTGGTCGTCCTGCTGTTCGAACACCGTGACCTGGTGGCCCTCGCCCCATCCGTAGCCGCTGCTGACCACCCGCAGGTAGCCGTTGTGCTCGTCGATGCTGAACTGGTTGAGCGGCGTGCCGTCCAGCACTCCGGTCGCGGCCAGCTCGACTTGCCCCGACTCGGCGCCGAACGAGAACTTGCGGATGGCGGTCGACTGAGAGGCGTAGCCCCCACTGGCGAAGACGTAGAGGTTGTCGTTGTCGCCGTAGACGGTCAGCTGGCCGGCGGCGGTGAACTCCTCGGTGTCCATCACTTGCGGGGCCGCCGCTTGCACGTCGATCGTGGCGACCGTCACCGTGCTTTCTTGGCCACCCAGGTAGTACCCCGGCGCCGTCAGCCTTTCACGGAGCTCGGCAGGAAGCCAGGCATGGTCGCCGCTCTCGTGCACCACGTTGCCGTGCCCATCGAGCGTGCGGTAGCCGCCCGCGAGCCGCCGCACGGCGTCGTCGAGCACACGTTCCAGGTACGCTTCACGCGACTCGTAGGCGAATTCCGCAAGACGGAACTCCCCCGACTCTGGCGACGCGTCCCGCTGGCCCCAGGTAGGCGACGGCAGGATCGACCACGCCGGCGCGTCCTGCAGCACCAGCCGCAGCTGGCCCTCCACCATCCGCGAGTCGACAAGCCCAGCGGCGAACTCGGTCCGCCCCACCAGGCTCGGCTGCTCACGATCCGTCATGTCGAACACATCAACGGTGGTCGTGCGGCCGGCGGCGGACGTTGGAACCACTGACCGTAAGCCGATGATGGGCATCGCGGTCGGCGCATGCGTCGACGAGATCAGCGTCAAGCGTCCCTCCGACAGGTACATGCCCGACGGCGCCGAATCGAGCTCTACCTGGGACGCCACCTGCGGACTCGCCGGGTCCCGCACGTCAACGACGACTAGCTGATCGCCCGACACGATGTAGACGTACTGCCCGTCGGTCTCGATCAGGTCGGCCTCGTCGACGCCCTCTACCTGCACGTTGGTCGCTGAGTAATCCAACGCTGCGTTGCTAACGACACCGCTCACTGCAACGCTGTCGACCGCCAAGAATGCGATCGGCATCGTGATGACGTCGCCGCACACGATCCAGTCGTAGTTCCACGGCTGGCCGAACAGGTCCCCGTACTGACGGTCGATCTCGGCGGTCAGCCACGCCCGCAGCTCCTCGCGGGAGTTGAGCACCGCGTCCTCGGAGGTCGGGCTCGCCTGGCCAATCGCTGCCGACAGCGCCGGCGCGTCATCAGCGGGTTCGACCAGCGCCGCCCCACCGACGACGGCCCCGGCGTCGCCGCTCATCAGGCAGCGGGGCTCCAGCTGCTCGGCGTGGAGCGGCCGACGGCGTGAACCGGATCGGAGTAGCGGAGCGGGGCGGCGTTTCATGTCGGGTCGGCTCGGGCGTGGGAGGAGGTCGCAATCCGGCGATATAAGGACAATGGCCGGTTCCCCGCAGCGTTGTCACGCGGGCGGCAGGTTTTCTGGGCAACCGAGCCCGGCGCCCCGGGCCGGGTGAGAATCACGCCGAAACTTGGCTCGCCGGGCGGGGGCGCTATAATCCACTCGCCCCCTGTCCTCTCCCGCCCCACGCCGCCCGCCGACCACCGCCCGAAGTCCCTTCCCCAACCGCATGACGCACCACAAACCAAGCAACCTCGCCGAGCTGACCGCTAGCGGCTGGCGTTCCAAGACCGTCAAGCAAGAGATCCGCGACAACTTCATGCGGGCGCTGAGCGCCGGCGAGGAGCTGTTCCCCGGCATCCTGGGCTACGACGACACCGTCATCCCGGAGGTCAACCTGGCGCTGATCTCCGGGCACGACATGCTGTTCCTGGGCGAGAAGGGCCAGGGGAAGAGCCGCATGATGCGGTCGCTGGTGCGGTTCCTGGACGACGAGATCCCCTACATCGCCCACCCCGAGGCGCCGCTGCACGACGACCCGCTCCACCCGATCACCAGCGTGTGCAAGCGGTTGGTCGAGAACGTGCCGCCGGAGGAGGTGCCGATCGCGTGGTGGCCGCGTGAGAAGCGGTACGCCGAGCGGCTGGCGCCCGGCACCAAGTTCGCCGACATCATCGGCGAGATCGACCCCGCCAAGCTGGCCGGCGGCGCCAGCATGTCCGCCGAGGAGGCGCTGCACTTCGGACTAATCCCGCGCATGCACCGCGGCGTGTTCGCGGTGAACGAGCTGCCCGAGCTGGACGAGCTGGTGCAGGTTGGCCTGTTCAACATCCTCGAAGAGCGCGACGTGCAGATCCGCGGCTACCCGATCAACTTCGACATCGACGTGCTGATCCTGTTCTCGGCGAACCCGTCCACCTACAACCGCAGCGGCAAGGTGATCCCGCAGCTGAAGGACCGCATCGGCTCGGTGATCCACACGCACTACCCCCGCGAGCGCGACCTGGGCATCCAGGTCACCGAGCAGGAGGCGGGCGTCGACCTCGGCGGCGACTTCCCGGTGGTCGTGCCGCTGTTCATGAAGGAGCTGATCGAGCAGATCACCATCGCCGCCCGGGCCAGCAAGTTCGTCGACCACCAGTCGGGCGTGAGCGCGCGGTTCAGCATCTCGAACTACCGCACCATGGTCGCGTCGGCGCGGCAGCGGGGCGCGGTGCTGGGCGAGAAGCCGGCCGTGCCCCGGATCAGCGACCTGGGCCACCTGTACAGCTCTTCGCTGGGCAAGCTGGAGCTGGACATGATGGGCACGCACCAGATGTCCGAGCGGCAGGTGCTGGACGCGATCATCGCCGAGGCGATCCAGACCGTGTTCCAGGAGTACGTCGACGAGCACGGCCTGCTGGAGATCGCCGAGATCTTCGCCGAGGGGGTCAAGATCGAGGTCGGCGACACCCTGCCCTCCTCGCACTACGCCGAGCTGCTCGAGCGCGTGCCGCCGGCCTGGGAGAAGGCCTTCGAGGTGAACACCGCCAGCGACCCGTCGGTGCGGGCGTCGTGCGTGGAGTTCGTGCTGGCCGGCCTGTACGCGACCGACAAGATCAGCCGCGCCCAGCACCACGGGCGGGTGATCTATGAGACCTAGCTTCACGAACACAGCGATGCGAACTCGCTGCGGCGCTCGTAGTTTGTTGCTGAAAACAGGCCACTTGAGTGATCTAATAATTAGTAGGCGCCGTGCGTAGAGGGTGGGCAAGAGAAGGGGAACACTAATCGCCGCTAATCGCGCGGGTCACGGCACGGATCGGTGATAAGCGATCATTAGTGTTCCCCCCGAAGGGTCCCAACTCAGCCGCTGGGTATTGTCCCCTCGGCGCACAAAAACGGACAAAACCCCGAGCGGGGTTCGCCGGCAGCTTCCATAAGACGCTACAGCAAAAGTACTTAGAGCTCCTGCGGGAAAAATAGCGCCGGAGTTCTGTCCGCTTCGTTCGTGTTTTTGGACAAAACCCTGGGGTCAACACTTTGGGCTGTCCCACCCCTGGCGTGGTGGGCTAGGTGCAGCTTGCGGCGACCAAAAATCTTCAACCTCCAACTTCCAACCGCCCAATGGCCAACCGCAGCAATCTTGGTGGGATCGTCCACACGTACCAGCGGTACGACCCCAAGCGGTTCCCTAGCCCAACCCAGCCGCCGCCCGACCTGGTGTCGGGCGCGATGGAGCACATGCTGGCGTACGGCGACTACCGCGAGCTGACCGAAGAGGAGCTCGCCCGGGCCGTGCGGTTGGACCCCAGCCAGATCCAGGGGCTGGGCCCGAGCATCGACGCGCTGATCGCGATGCTGGAAGAACGCAAGCGGAAGATCCTCGAGCGGTACGAGACCAAGAAAGCGCAGAAGAAAGCCGGCAAGGCGTTCCGTGAGGCGGCCGCCAAGGCCGACCCGCCCAAGCACCTGCGCGACTCGTTCGGCAAGGCGGTCCGTCAGGAGCAGCTCCGCGACCTGGAACGGCTGTGGTACCGGGCAGGCGACGACCAGTCGCCCTTCGCGCGGCAGCTGGTGCAGCTGATCGGCTCGCTGGGCGACAAGTACGAGGTCGACGAGCTAGCCGCCAAGTACACGTTCACCGGCCGCGAGTCGATGACCGTGCCGCAGGCGATCGAGATCAAGGAAGAGCTGGAGAAGATCGACGAGCTGCTGGAGCAGCTCCGCGAGGCGGCCAAGAACGCCCAGATCGGCCTGATCGACATGGAGGCCCTGGCCGAGTTTGCCGAGCCGGGCGACGTGCAGAACCTCAGCGCACTGCAGCAGCAGGTGCAGGACTACCTGCGCGAGATGGCCGAGCAGCAGGGCCTGCAGCAGTCCGCCGACGGCTACCAGCTGACGCCCAAGGCCCAGCGGCTGTTCCAGGGCAAGCTGCTCGAGAAGCTGTTCAGCGAGCTGACCGCCTCGCGCACCGGCCGGCACCAGGGGCCGATCGTCGGCGAGGGCTCGGTCGAGATGCAGCGCACCCGGGCGTACGAGTACGGCGACTCGGTCGCGAACCTCGACATCACCGGCTCGCTGACCAACGCCATCCTGCGCGAAGGCCCCGGCCTGCCGATCCGCCTGAAGCAGGACGACCTGGAGGTCCACTACACCCGCAACACGCCGAAGGCGGCCACCTGCGTGATCATGGACATGTCGGGGTCCATGCGCTACGACGGTCAGTACATCAACGTGAAGCGGATGGCGCTGGCGCTCGACGGGCTGATCCGCAGCGAGTACCCGGGCGACTTCCTGCAGTTCATCGAGATGTACTCGTTCGCCAAACCGCGCCGGCTGGGCGAGGTCGTGAAGCTGATGCCCAAGCCGGTCACGATCCACGACCCGTGGGTGCGTCTGCGGGCCGACATGTCCGACCCCGACATCAGCGAGAGCATGGTGCCGCCGCACTTCACCAACATCCAGCACTCGCTGGCCACGGCGCGGCGGTTCCTGGCGGCCCAGGACACGCCCAACCGGCAGATCGTGCTGATCACCGACGGCCTGCCGACCGCGCACTTCGAGGGGAGCGAGCTGCTGCTGCTCTACCCGCCCGACCCGCAGACCGAGCAGGCCACAATGCGCGAGGGCCAGCTCTGCAAGCAGGAGGGGATCACGATCAACATGTTCCTGGTGCCGAGCTGGTCGCAGTCGGAAGAGGACATCCGCTTCGCGTACCGTCTGGCCGAGTCGACCACCGGCCGGGTGTTCTTCACCGCCGGCCGCGACCTGGACCGGTACGTGGTGTGGGACTACGTGAAGCGGCGGCGGGACATTGTGAGCTGAGCCGCGGCGATCAACGCCAGCGCGGCCGCGAGCGGCTCGGGCGCGGCGTCTACCGCGGCCGACGCGCCGCTTCCGAGGCCGTAGTTCGACCGCCACGCGACGTAGTCCCCCTGGTCGATCTGGCCGTCGCCGTCGCCGTCGGCGCCCGTGCCAACGGGCACGCTTTGGCCGAGCGTGTCACGCCAGACGGTGTAGTCGGCCGCGTCGACGACGCCGTCGGCGTTGTAGTCGCCGATCAGGCCGCCGGAGACAAACTCCACCAGGCCGTCGATCACCGCGCCGGTGTCGGCGCGGCGGAACTGGAACGCGATGTCGGGCGAGCCGCCCGGCGTGACCGGGCTGCCGAGGCCGATCATCTGGCCGGCGGCCAGCGTGGTGGCGCCCAGCAGGAACGACTCGGCCAGCACGCCGGCGTCGGCGCCGCCGGCCTCGTCCCAGGTCTCGCCGACGCCGTCGCCCGCGGTCGAGCCGGGGTCGTCGCCGTCGACGGCGTCGGTGGCGTTGTCGCTCAGGCTGCTCCAGAAGGCGTCGCCGGGGCGGAGCGAGTTGGTCGAGCTGGCGATCCGGTACGAGTCGAACGTGTAGTCCTCGGTCGAGTCGTTCACGATCCACGCCTGACCGGTGGTGGTGTTGACGCGGAGCGTGAGCGGGTCGACCACGTCGGTGATGGGCGTCTCGTTGGTGATGTACAGCCGGTCGAGGTCGAAGAACTCGCCCGTGCCGCTGAAGTTGTTGTTCACCACCATGCGGACGCTGTTGGCGGCGCGGGCGGTCTCGACCACGTCGCGCGTGCCGATCAGCTCGAACGCGCCCGTGCCGGTGCGACTGTAGATGGAGTACATCTCGTTGTCGCCGTCGTACTCCAGCACCATGGTGTAGGGGTCGTTCTGGACCAGCGGCAGCGACACGTCGAACGTGAAGTTGGTGGCGGTTCCGCCGCCGGCGCCGTAGATCGTGAGCCCGCCGTCCGACGTGCGGGTGATGGCCATCTGGGAGACAATCTCGCTGCCGCCCTGGTTAGAGCTGTCGTTGTTGAGGAAGCCGAAGCGGACCTCTTCGAGCTCGCCGCTGTCGAACTCGGCCGGGCCGGCGATCGAGGAGAAGCTCCAGCCGGCGATTTCGGCGACCATCCAGAGCTTGCCGGTCGAGACGTTCGCGATGTCCAGGTAGTTGGTGCCGAAGCCGTCGTTGTTCTTCTGGATGCGGTAGACGCCGTTCTGGATCGCCGACCCGGCCATATCGGTCCCGTCTTCGTTCCACGAGTTGCCCAGGTTCGCCGAGTTCTCCGCGTCGACCAGCAGCGTGCCGTTGGAGTCCCCGAACCCGAAGTCCTCCAGGATCACCGCCTGTGCATTCGACGCGGCCAGCCCCAGCATCATCACCGCGGTCAGCAGCAGCGCGCGGCGGCGGGCGCCGGCCAGCAGCCCGAGCACGCCGCACAAGAGCGCCGCCGCGGGTTCGGGCACGCCGGCGACCATTGCCGAGAATGCGCCGGCGCCGTTGGCCGCGTCGAACGCGCTCTTGAACACCCCGATGTCCTGGATGCTGCTGACGCCGTCGCCGTCGAGGTCGCCCTGGCGGTACGCCTGGACCGGCGAGAGGCCGGCGAGCGAGGTCTCGCTGCTGGCGATCAGCACGGTCCAGTCGTCCACGGTGAGCTGGCCGTCAAAGTTTAGGTCGCCCAGCTGGAAGCGGGCGCCGCCGTTGCCGGTGAAAGTGACGTCGGCCGAGCGGGTGACGCCGCCGGCAAAGTTGAGCTTCACGGTGACATCCTCCATAGGTGACTGCAGCCAGACGGCGTCGCTTGCGTTGTTGAGCACCACGGATTGCCCGACGCCCAGGGCGCCGCCGTTGGCGTCCAGCGCCGACTCGGCCAGCAGGTAGGGCGTGCTGTCGTCGACGGCCCAGTTGCCGTCCGCGTCGACCGAGTCGTCGCCGGCCAGGTCGTAGTTGCCGGTGATGCTCTTCCAGCCCGAGGGGTCGAGCCCGCCGGCGGCGGACTCGATCGAAACCGACTCCAACCCGGTGAGCGCCTGCCCGGTATTGTTGACCAGCGTGAGCGCGCCGGTGGTGCGGTTGATGCTGACGGTCCCCAGGTCGGTCAGCGGGTTGGTGGTCGCGACCGCGATGCGGTCGATGTCGAAGCGTTCCTCGATCAGGATCGGGTAGAAGTTGCCGTCGGCGAAGAAGTTGTTTGCGGCCAAGCGAACCGAGTTGGCGGCCCGCAGCGACGACACCGCGCCCTGCCCCAAGAACTGAGAGGCGTTGGACCCGTCTTTGTAGTAGACCTTGTAGGTGTCGGCGTCGAGGTCGACGGCCAGCACCGCGGTAAACGGCGAGGTCTGATCGACGGCTAGGTCGGCCGTCTCGCTGATGGTGGTGCCGCCCGTCCCGAGCGCGCGTCCGGAGAGCTGGATGCCGCCAAGACCGGTCCGCTGGATCCGCATCTCGGCGGTGATGGTGTTGCCGTCGACCCCAGTGTCCTCGTTCAAGAACCCGAACCGCACCTCCTCTGCGGCGTCATCCACGCTGTTCTGCCGGAACGCCCACCCCGACATCCGGGCCACCAGGTAGACAGACCCGCTCGCAACATTGTCGATCTGCAGGTGGTGGGTAGCCAGCCCGTCCGACTCCTTGATGATTTGGTAGACGCCGCCTGTCACCTCGGAGAGGTCGTCGTTTGCGCTGGTCCAGTTGTTGCCCGGATTGACCGAGTTTGCCGCCGATGGCAGCAGCGTGCCGTTGGAGTCGTTGAACTCGAACGCCTCGAGGTCCACCGCCCCGGCGGGGCAGGCGCACAGAGCCGTCACAATCAACAAGCAGGCAGCACGCAGTGGGGTCACGCCTAGCATCGGGGGTGTCTCCTGGATAGGGTCGCGATTCTCATCAGGGCGAGAGAACTCAGGATGGCAGCGGAGGGCTCTGGCACGGCCAGCATGCGGGCGAAGGCGCCCGGGCCGTGGGCCTGTTCGTACAGTGATTTGAACAATGCGAAGTCGGCGATGCCGTTGGCGCCATCGCCGTCGAG contains:
- a CDS encoding ribosome-binding factor A — translated: MTLDKRTREQMLAHCGAIHEDDGVDPRDYFKPPRNERQQNRKALQLCRQVAQTLDQVFAGELGDAGLSDLRVAAVRPAPDASRLLVSVWNDAPHEPFHRELLASRLRRISGRLRTEVAAAVTRRRAPILEFEVLAEADPPLGGAA
- a CDS encoding beta-propeller domain-containing protein; amino-acid sequence: MKRRPAPLLRSGSRRRPLHAEQLEPRCLMSGDAGAVVGGAALVEPADDAPALSAAIGQASPTSEDAVLNSREELRAWLTAEIDRQYGDLFGQPWNYDWIVCGDVITMPIAFLAVDSVAVSGVVSNAALDYSATNVQVEGVDEADLIETDGQYVYIVSGDQLVVVDVRDPASPQVASQVELDSAPSGMYLSEGRLTLISSTHAPTAMPIIGLRSVVPTSAAGRTTTVDVFDMTDREQPSLVGRTEFAAGLVDSRMVEGQLRLVLQDAPAWSILPSPTWGQRDASPESGEFRLAEFAYESREAYLERVLDDAVRRLAGGYRTLDGHGNVVHESGDHAWLPAELRERLTAPGYYLGGQESTVTVATIDVQAAAPQVMDTEEFTAAGQLTVYGDNDNLYVFASGGYASQSTAIRKFSFGAESGQVELAATGVLDGTPLNQFSIDEHNGYLRVVSSGYGWGEGHQVTVFEQQDDQLVQVGEVDRLAPNEDVYSVRFMGDRLFFVTFRKVDPLFAVDLSDPTDPQVLGELKLPGYSDYLQPIDENTLLAIGRGADEQTGLFEELQVSLFDVSDLENPALIDRFSFDGDRSTATIATGNRWARGDGDHHAVSYFADEGLLALPVHTEQQDWFWGSEGTGGPGGLQLLRLDPVDGITVETLIEHDTAISRSLRIGEHLLAISDGRLTSHALASLGETAGAVSWQTEAALTLAALQPLPNITPTGISPIEVALAEPDVAAGPVFVPPAEAAPAGARPRKALETPLTQTVEQDLNELARLQAGRAAEAQPWWDDFGADAEPAAAEAEPAPGRPAKGLSAGWRGVFG
- a CDS encoding magnesium chelatase; amino-acid sequence: MTHHKPSNLAELTASGWRSKTVKQEIRDNFMRALSAGEELFPGILGYDDTVIPEVNLALISGHDMLFLGEKGQGKSRMMRSLVRFLDDEIPYIAHPEAPLHDDPLHPITSVCKRLVENVPPEEVPIAWWPREKRYAERLAPGTKFADIIGEIDPAKLAGGASMSAEEALHFGLIPRMHRGVFAVNELPELDELVQVGLFNILEERDVQIRGYPINFDIDVLILFSANPSTYNRSGKVIPQLKDRIGSVIHTHYPRERDLGIQVTEQEAGVDLGGDFPVVVPLFMKELIEQITIAARASKFVDHQSGVSARFSISNYRTMVASARQRGAVLGEKPAVPRISDLGHLYSSSLGKLELDMMGTHQMSERQVLDAIIAEAIQTVFQEYVDEHGLLEIAEIFAEGVKIEVGDTLPSSHYAELLERVPPAWEKAFEVNTASDPSVRASCVEFVLAGLYATDKISRAQHHGRVIYET